From a single Aggregatilinea lenta genomic region:
- a CDS encoding ROK family protein, protein MAKKSKKQDRQESSEQQEWVRPAFMLGIDLGGTKILAAVVDHEGRVIGSAKRKTHAVRGVDEVIDRIARTARDAVADAHLEMSQIWAVGIGAPGVADYSAGVIEFAPNLDNWVNIALGPRLQTLLDLPVFVENDVNAGTYGEAAVGVARGYRSVVGVFPGTGIGGGIIIDGRLLRGAHNAGAEIGHMVVMIDGPQCGCGRRGCIEALASRTAIERDIIGEIRAGRSSVLSDRVDLDATGQITSGVLKSALDQKDSLVTDILERAAYHLGIFTASVVNAIDPECIVYGGGLIEACGDHLLPIISDTMYRFLIRPVEPDKLPVLPAALGDNAVLLGAAMLARASLNEAAR, encoded by the coding sequence GTGGCTAAAAAGTCGAAGAAACAAGACCGTCAAGAGTCGTCCGAACAACAAGAATGGGTTCGCCCCGCATTTATGCTCGGCATCGATTTGGGCGGCACCAAGATTCTGGCGGCGGTCGTCGATCATGAGGGTCGCGTCATTGGCAGCGCCAAGCGCAAGACGCATGCCGTGCGCGGTGTCGACGAGGTCATCGACCGTATCGCCCGCACAGCACGCGACGCCGTCGCCGACGCGCACCTCGAAATGAGCCAGATCTGGGCGGTTGGCATCGGCGCGCCGGGCGTGGCCGATTACAGCGCGGGCGTGATCGAGTTTGCGCCCAACCTGGACAACTGGGTCAACATCGCCCTGGGGCCGCGCCTGCAAACCCTGCTGGATCTGCCGGTGTTCGTCGAGAACGACGTCAACGCCGGGACGTACGGCGAGGCAGCGGTCGGCGTGGCGCGCGGCTATCGTTCCGTGGTGGGCGTGTTCCCCGGCACGGGCATCGGGGGCGGCATCATCATCGACGGACGACTGCTGCGCGGCGCGCACAATGCCGGGGCCGAGATCGGCCACATGGTCGTGATGATCGACGGGCCGCAGTGCGGCTGCGGCAGGCGCGGCTGTATCGAGGCGCTGGCAAGCCGCACCGCCATCGAGCGCGACATCATCGGGGAAATCCGCGCGGGCCGCAGCAGTGTGCTCAGCGACCGGGTCGATCTCGACGCGACGGGCCAGATCACCAGCGGCGTGCTCAAATCCGCGCTCGACCAAAAAGACAGCCTGGTGACCGATATCCTCGAACGCGCCGCGTATCACCTGGGCATCTTCACGGCCAGCGTGGTCAACGCCATCGACCCGGAATGCATCGTCTACGGCGGCGGCTTGATCGAGGCGTGCGGCGACCACCTGCTGCCGATCATCAGCGACACCATGTACCGCTTCCTGATCCGCCCGGTGGAACCAGACAAACTGCCGGTGCTGCCTGCGGCGCTGGGCGATAACGCGGTGCTGTTGGGCGCGGCGATGCTGGCGCGCGCGAGCCTGAATGAGGCGGCACGCTAA
- a CDS encoding ATP-binding protein codes for MREPLTILWLGGDCTLLDVAWQHFDIINIRASSLLPRVLDGTVAACLVVDCEWSGDGSAALVNHVREQAPEMAIVALSDGATLQDLRADAVLPRNGPPGALLDWLTHLEPADPRPASSDEAPPDARLAVLEKRLAHLEGLLQTALNVPSSIHESNILADLRHVARVAVDADNIAVLLANPDYGDVSDALHLGVPPDYLAACQTTFQSLSADQRLLYLGDEVLLRAVTADTPNNAHKREAEAMSARSYMRLPLIIDHQLIGFVGLFSNEPGRFDGGHLQLGRLFAAQVATAVRNLRLSFRLNRAEQRQKAVGEVARLIAEDLTVDRVLTRIVAEAVRLVGGKAGSVALVQPDRSLNVSAMIGQAYVPLGFRYAPGQGMAGMIVLSRQPMVVRDYAQWENAVPEVARVLPPGATLFGVPLSYRDRVLGVLQVMAFNMAEEDAIEAQETLMLLAPQAAIAISKAQLHETVRQERQQLRAILDHTAAGVIVCDEEGRVQLLNPEARRILSRLGMEYESIHGRRVPDLLREVAPDQAIASLDVPIIELDLGPVGEFMLHIAHITTPTGEIERYVAVAQDISQLRRLDRMKSDLIHILSHDLRNPLGLARGSIDLLDEPDLDAEQRQQLTGMIVNSLERMEQLIQDVSDLEMAESLGHETAQPYQLPALVQRMVLRNLPKAERQGLDLSYDEIEVPPWPLTGHAILVGQAVDNLVSNAIKYTRVGTVDVTLTVEGDFAVVRVKDTGVGIPEDSLPYVFDQFYRVHDERTRNIPGTGLGLSLVQTIARTHGGWVTVRSQLDVGSEFTLALPIAERMQQASPVNKITRLDLSDLVKSPGG; via the coding sequence ATGCGTGAGCCACTCACGATCCTCTGGCTTGGCGGGGACTGCACGCTGCTCGATGTGGCGTGGCAGCACTTTGATATTATCAACATCCGCGCCAGCAGCTTACTCCCGCGCGTCCTGGACGGGACGGTCGCGGCATGCCTGGTCGTAGATTGCGAATGGTCCGGGGATGGCAGCGCGGCCCTGGTGAACCACGTGCGCGAGCAGGCTCCGGAGATGGCGATCGTCGCCCTCAGCGATGGCGCGACACTCCAAGACCTGCGCGCGGACGCCGTACTGCCCCGCAACGGTCCGCCCGGCGCACTGCTGGACTGGCTGACGCATCTGGAGCCAGCCGACCCCCGGCCCGCTTCGTCCGACGAAGCGCCGCCTGACGCGCGTTTGGCCGTGCTCGAAAAACGCCTCGCCCACCTGGAAGGGCTGCTGCAAACCGCCCTCAACGTTCCCAGCTCCATTCACGAATCGAACATCCTGGCCGACCTGCGCCACGTCGCGCGGGTGGCGGTGGACGCGGATAACATCGCCGTGCTGTTGGCCAACCCGGACTACGGCGACGTCAGCGACGCGCTGCACCTGGGCGTCCCGCCCGATTATCTGGCCGCGTGCCAGACGACGTTTCAGTCCCTGTCTGCCGACCAGCGGCTGCTCTACCTGGGCGACGAGGTCCTGCTGCGCGCGGTCACGGCGGATACGCCGAATAATGCCCATAAGCGCGAGGCGGAGGCAATGTCGGCGCGATCTTACATGCGCCTGCCGCTGATCATCGATCACCAGTTGATAGGCTTCGTCGGATTGTTTTCGAACGAGCCAGGCCGTTTCGATGGTGGGCACCTGCAACTGGGACGCTTATTCGCGGCCCAGGTGGCGACCGCCGTGCGCAACCTGCGACTGTCCTTCCGGCTCAACCGCGCCGAGCAGCGCCAGAAGGCGGTCGGCGAGGTCGCGCGGCTGATCGCCGAGGACCTGACCGTGGACCGCGTGCTGACACGCATCGTCGCGGAGGCGGTGCGGCTGGTGGGCGGGAAGGCCGGATCGGTAGCGCTGGTCCAGCCGGACCGCAGCCTGAACGTCAGCGCCATGATCGGGCAGGCCTACGTGCCGCTGGGCTTCCGGTATGCGCCGGGGCAGGGTATGGCGGGCATGATCGTGCTGTCGCGCCAGCCGATGGTCGTGCGCGATTACGCCCAGTGGGAGAACGCCGTGCCTGAGGTGGCGCGCGTCCTGCCGCCGGGCGCGACGCTGTTCGGCGTGCCGCTGAGCTACCGCGACCGGGTGCTGGGCGTGCTGCAGGTGATGGCGTTCAACATGGCTGAAGAGGATGCCATCGAAGCGCAGGAAACGCTGATGCTGCTGGCGCCGCAAGCCGCGATCGCCATTAGCAAGGCGCAGCTGCACGAGACGGTCCGGCAGGAGCGCCAGCAGCTGCGCGCGATCCTGGATCACACCGCCGCCGGGGTGATCGTGTGCGACGAGGAAGGGCGCGTCCAACTGCTCAACCCGGAGGCGCGCCGTATCCTCAGCCGCTTGGGCATGGAATACGAGTCGATTCACGGGCGGCGGGTGCCCGACCTGCTGCGCGAGGTGGCCCCCGATCAGGCGATCGCGTCACTCGACGTGCCGATTATCGAGCTGGACCTCGGCCCGGTGGGCGAGTTCATGCTGCACATCGCGCACATCACCACGCCCACGGGCGAGATCGAGCGCTATGTGGCCGTCGCGCAGGACATTTCGCAGCTGCGCCGCCTGGACCGCATGAAGTCGGATTTGATCCACATCCTCTCGCACGACTTGCGCAATCCGCTGGGGCTGGCGCGCGGCTCGATCGACCTGCTCGACGAGCCGGACCTGGACGCCGAGCAGCGCCAGCAGCTGACGGGCATGATCGTCAACAGCCTGGAACGTATGGAGCAGTTGATTCAGGATGTGTCCGATTTGGAGATGGCGGAGTCGCTGGGGCACGAAACCGCGCAGCCGTACCAACTGCCCGCGCTGGTGCAGCGCATGGTGCTGCGCAACCTGCCCAAAGCCGAGCGCCAGGGCCTGGACCTGAGCTACGACGAGATTGAGGTCCCGCCGTGGCCGCTGACGGGCCACGCGATCCTGGTTGGGCAGGCCGTCGACAATCTGGTCAGCAACGCGATCAAGTATACGCGCGTGGGCACGGTGGACGTGACGCTGACGGTCGAGGGCGATTTCGCCGTGGTGCGCGTGAAGGACACCGGGGTGGGCATCCCCGAAGACAGCCTGCCGTACGTCTTCGACCAGTTCTACCGCGTGCACGACGAGCGCACGCGCAACATTCCCGGCACCGGCCTCGGCCTGAGCCTGGTGCAGACCATCGCGCGCACGCACGGCGGCTGGGTCACGGTGCGCAGCCAACTCGACGTCGGCAGTGAGTTCACGCTGGCGCTGCCCATCGCCGAGCGCATGCAGCAAGCCTCCCCGGTCAACAAGATCACGCGACTCGATCTGTCGGATCTCGTCAAGTCTCCCGGCGGGTGA
- a CDS encoding Bax inhibitor-1/YccA family protein: MDIYRPPSPIAASTPRVNLRTVMQEVYTWMTLGLMTSAAVAVLFAVTGLTAVIAPAYIVFLFVELGLVWYLAARIQRIPAQRATTMFLIYAALNGATLSVILYYFTLADISIALFSTGAMFAAMSIIGYTTDVDLSRLGSLLIMALIGLIVASIANLFFASSALYWLVSYAGVIIFSGLTAYDTQRIKNQALAMDQMDASSDTATLTRRVGILGALVLYLDFVNLFLFMLRIVGGRRS; the protein is encoded by the coding sequence ATGGATATTTACCGTCCCCCTTCGCCGATCGCCGCGAGCACGCCGCGCGTTAATCTGCGCACCGTGATGCAGGAAGTCTACACGTGGATGACGCTGGGCCTCATGACGAGCGCCGCCGTCGCCGTCCTGTTTGCCGTGACCGGCCTGACCGCTGTCATCGCCCCGGCCTACATCGTCTTCCTGTTCGTCGAGCTGGGGCTGGTCTGGTACCTTGCCGCCCGCATCCAGCGCATACCCGCGCAGCGCGCGACGACCATGTTCCTGATCTACGCCGCGCTCAACGGCGCGACCCTGTCGGTCATCCTGTACTACTTCACCCTCGCCGACATCTCGATTGCGCTGTTTTCGACCGGCGCGATGTTCGCCGCGATGAGCATCATCGGCTACACGACCGACGTCGACCTGTCGCGGCTCGGCTCGCTGCTGATTATGGCCCTGATCGGCTTGATCGTCGCCAGCATCGCCAACCTGTTCTTCGCCAGCAGCGCGCTGTACTGGCTGGTGAGCTACGCGGGCGTGATCATCTTCTCCGGCCTGACCGCCTACGACACGCAGCGCATTAAGAACCAGGCGCTGGCGATGGACCAGATGGATGCCAGCAGCGACACCGCGACGCTGACGCGCCGCGTCGGGATCCTGGGCGCACTGGTCCTGTATCTGGACTTCGTAAACCTGTTCCTGTTCATGCTCCGTATTGTGGGCGGACGCCGCAGCTAG
- a CDS encoding class I SAM-dependent methyltransferase encodes MPDDIKSLTQRQFAAHADAYVTAQVHASGYSLNRVIELLDPGPNWRVLDVATGGGHTALAVAQRGAWTVSSDLTHAMLLAARKNHAASGQPQIVHARLDAEHLPFAAGRFDAVTCRVAPHHFPDVAQFVREAARVTRPGGVVAVIDQLSPGEPKAARYVNAFERLRDPSHNWAYSEVEWKGFFTGADLTVEHYEDFDTHHALVPWAERMGCNPATIQRLHAMLAQTPPPVAAWMKPALPAGGEASFVIRQFLMIGRKG; translated from the coding sequence ATGCCCGACGACATCAAATCCCTCACCCAACGACAATTTGCGGCGCACGCCGACGCCTACGTGACGGCGCAGGTGCACGCCTCCGGCTACAGCCTCAACCGGGTGATCGAGCTGCTCGATCCGGGGCCGAACTGGCGCGTGCTCGACGTGGCGACCGGTGGCGGGCACACCGCACTGGCCGTCGCGCAGCGCGGCGCGTGGACCGTGTCCAGCGACCTCACCCACGCCATGCTGCTCGCCGCACGGAAGAATCACGCCGCCAGCGGCCAGCCACAGATCGTGCACGCGCGTCTCGACGCCGAGCACCTGCCCTTCGCGGCGGGCCGCTTCGACGCAGTAACGTGCCGTGTCGCGCCGCACCACTTCCCAGACGTGGCGCAGTTCGTGCGCGAAGCCGCCCGCGTGACACGCCCCGGTGGAGTCGTCGCGGTGATCGACCAGCTCTCGCCGGGCGAGCCGAAGGCTGCGCGCTACGTCAACGCCTTCGAGCGCCTGCGCGATCCAAGCCACAACTGGGCCTACAGCGAGGTCGAGTGGAAGGGCTTCTTCACCGGCGCGGACCTCACCGTCGAGCATTACGAGGACTTCGACACGCACCATGCGCTCGTGCCCTGGGCGGAGCGCATGGGCTGCAACCCGGCCACCATCCAGCGGCTGCACGCGATGCTGGCCCAGACGCCGCCGCCGGTCGCCGCGTGGATGAAGCCCGCGCTGCCTGCGGGCGGCGAGGCGTCGTTCGTCATCCGCCAGTTCTTGATGATCGGGCGCAAGGGATAG
- a CDS encoding phosphoribosyltransferase has protein sequence MFSYDDQVKCHDDHIEPEFWKEPFGVEIEYDPLKFLLIPDHVSAFIAAKLAHKVYRYQIDNISTKQQITHAIMITMGGLLPGVLLHDHLAWTLNKNIPPIEFGTMGVKYYAGPGEPLDEPRIIHPLSIEVEDAVVGVVEDLVDLGGTARFVAQYLVEERKARKIVLIAPYLKSKSAIEEMDVIYFGHVPKDTWIVTPRERVETLVKRVPFWRDKGATLKECEANLTKIGYPTYLVETYLRATYERG, from the coding sequence ATGTTTTCATACGACGATCAAGTCAAGTGCCACGACGACCACATCGAGCCGGAGTTCTGGAAGGAACCGTTCGGCGTGGAGATCGAGTACGACCCGCTAAAATTCTTGCTGATCCCTGACCACGTCTCGGCCTTCATCGCTGCCAAACTGGCGCACAAGGTCTATCGCTACCAGATCGACAACATCAGCACCAAGCAGCAGATCACGCACGCCATTATGATCACGATGGGCGGGCTGCTGCCGGGCGTGCTGCTGCACGATCACCTCGCCTGGACGCTCAACAAGAACATCCCGCCGATCGAGTTCGGCACGATGGGCGTGAAGTATTACGCCGGGCCGGGGGAGCCGCTGGACGAGCCGCGCATCATTCATCCGCTGTCGATCGAGGTGGAAGATGCCGTGGTGGGCGTGGTGGAGGATCTGGTCGACCTGGGTGGCACGGCGCGCTTCGTCGCGCAGTACCTCGTGGAGGAGCGCAAGGCGCGCAAGATCGTGCTGATCGCGCCGTACCTCAAGAGCAAGTCCGCCATCGAGGAGATGGACGTGATCTACTTCGGCCACGTGCCGAAAGACACCTGGATCGTCACGCCGCGCGAGCGCGTCGAGACGCTGGTGAAGCGCGTGCCGTTCTGGCGCGACAAGGGCGCGACGCTGAAGGAGTGCGAGGCCAACCTGACCAAGATCGGCTACCCGACGTACCTCGTGGAAACCTACCTGCGCGCGACGTACGAGCGCGGTTGA
- a CDS encoding glycosyltransferase, whose product MATFWFTSAPLPGHLDWGGALKTAQALQARGHAVTWISEARTGPLVERAGVPFEAVAHTGWNWPPPPLDPRVGRLPGVDAVALRYRRALDTWLNEAAIAPAVADLRDLAERVGSPDVWVTDPFLSAAALAAEAIGVPLVVAGWPAGTPLDEDQMHAFQRDLGHEALARIERLATEVRVRGEYFAGLPAPSVLSPHLHLSYFSPYWHQGELFLPQTAFVGGTVTPPQGDPPGWLADIPAGQPLGLVTLGSVFTDDWAFYGAGAQALARNGILPLVVIGTNPVTPEQKAALKAQLPGGTRLLNWIDFDHVFPRLGVILHHGGMGTTHAAILHALPQIIQPHAADQRGQARRARQAKVGLEMSADDVRRGELSAAVKAITTTPLVLHSVEALAGSFADLGGPAEAARQLEALARGETAARS is encoded by the coding sequence ATGGCAACTTTTTGGTTCACCTCCGCGCCGCTGCCCGGCCACCTGGACTGGGGCGGCGCGCTCAAGACGGCGCAGGCGCTTCAGGCGCGCGGCCATGCCGTAACGTGGATCTCCGAGGCGCGCACCGGTCCGCTGGTGGAGCGGGCGGGCGTGCCGTTCGAGGCGGTCGCGCATACCGGCTGGAACTGGCCGCCCCCGCCGCTCGATCCGCGCGTGGGCCGTTTGCCGGGTGTGGATGCGGTCGCGTTGCGCTACCGGCGCGCGCTGGATACGTGGCTGAACGAGGCCGCGATCGCGCCTGCCGTTGCGGATCTGCGCGATCTCGCGGAGAGGGTGGGGTCGCCGGACGTGTGGGTGACCGATCCGTTCCTCAGCGCGGCGGCGCTGGCAGCGGAAGCGATCGGCGTGCCGCTGGTGGTTGCGGGCTGGCCCGCCGGGACGCCGCTCGACGAGGACCAGATGCACGCCTTCCAGCGCGACCTGGGCCACGAGGCGCTGGCGCGCATCGAGCGACTGGCGACGGAAGTCAGGGTGCGCGGTGAGTACTTTGCCGGACTGCCCGCGCCGAGCGTGTTGAGTCCGCACCTGCACCTGAGCTACTTTTCGCCCTACTGGCACCAGGGCGAGCTGTTCCTGCCGCAAACCGCGTTCGTGGGCGGAACCGTCACACCGCCTCAGGGCGATCCGCCGGGCTGGCTGGCGGACATTCCCGCCGGGCAGCCATTGGGCCTGGTGACGCTGGGCAGCGTTTTTACCGACGACTGGGCATTTTACGGAGCGGGCGCGCAGGCGTTGGCGCGCAACGGCATCCTGCCGCTGGTGGTGATCGGCACGAACCCGGTCACGCCGGAGCAGAAGGCCGCGCTCAAGGCGCAGCTTCCCGGCGGCACGCGCCTGCTGAACTGGATCGACTTCGACCACGTCTTCCCGCGCCTGGGCGTGATCCTGCATCACGGCGGTATGGGCACCACCCACGCGGCGATCCTGCACGCCCTGCCGCAGATTATCCAGCCGCACGCGGCAGACCAGCGCGGGCAGGCGCGGCGCGCACGGCAGGCGAAGGTCGGGCTGGAGATGTCCGCCGACGACGTGCGGCGCGGCGAGCTGTCGGCGGCGGTCAAGGCGATCACCACCACGCCGCTGGTGCTGCACTCGGTCGAGGCGTTGGCGGGGTCGTTCGCGGATCTGGGCGGTCCGGCAGAGGCGGCGCGGCAGTTGGAGGCGCTGGCGCGCGGGGAGACAGCGGCGCGGTCGTGA
- a CDS encoding PPOX class F420-dependent oxidoreductase, protein MAAKIPENFLDLLERPVFVSLATVNPNGQPQVTPVWATWDGENVIVNTARGRQKDRNMQANPHVTVLAIDPENPYRYLEIRGRVVDMDEKTGLDVINQLSAKYRGNPDYYASYPERRAMEQRVTVKIEPEKVNANG, encoded by the coding sequence ATGGCCGCAAAAATTCCTGAAAACTTTCTCGACCTGTTAGAGCGCCCGGTCTTCGTATCGCTGGCGACCGTCAACCCGAACGGCCAGCCCCAGGTGACGCCCGTCTGGGCGACGTGGGACGGTGAAAACGTCATCGTCAACACCGCGCGGGGTCGCCAGAAGGACCGCAACATGCAGGCCAACCCCCACGTGACCGTGCTGGCGATTGATCCTGAAAACCCCTACCGCTACCTGGAGATCCGGGGCCGGGTCGTCGACATGGACGAAAAGACCGGGCTGGACGTGATTAACCAGTTGTCGGCCAAGTATCGCGGCAACCCCGACTACTACGCGTCCTATCCTGAACGGCGCGCGATGGAGCAGCGCGTCACGGTGAAAATCGAGCCGGAAAAGGTCAACGCCAACGGCTAA